The Thermomonospora curvata DSM 43183 DNA segment AGACCACCAGCTCTTTGAGGTTCAAGATGATGTCGGTGACATCCTCCTTGACCCCGGGGATGGTGGAGAACTCGTGCAGCACCCCCTCGATGCGGATGCTGGTGACCGCGGCACCCGGGATGGACGACAGGAGCGTGCGGCGCAGCGAGTTGCCGATCGTGTAGCCGAAGCCCGGCTCCAGCGGCTCGATGATGAACCGGGACCGGTACTCGTCGATCTGCTCCTCGGTGAGTGTGGGACGCTGAGCGATGAGCATGGGGTGTCCTCCATACCGGCGACGCCCGCTATTTGACGCCGCCGTCGTTGTTCCACCCGGGTTCCTTCGACCCGGGCCATGGAATCGGCCGGTTCGCCTTCTTCCGACCGTACCCGGGCGGAGCGCGGGCCCCGCCCGGGCGGTGAGCCCTTACTTGGAGTAGAGCTCGACGATCAGCTGCTCCTGCACCGGCGTGTCGATCTGCTGCCGGGTGGGCAGGGAGTGGATCAGGATCCGCATGGTCGGCTCGGTGATGGCCTCCAGCCACGCCGGGGTCTGCCGCTCACCGGCCTCGGCGCGGGCCACCACGAACGGGGTCAGCTCGTGCGACTTGGGCTTGACCTCGATGACGTCGTTCTCGCTGACCAGGAACGAGGGGATGTCGACCTTGCGGCCGTTGACCTTGAAGTGGCCGTGCCGGATCAGCTGGCGGGCCATGTCGCGGGACTTGGCGAAGCCGGCCCGGTAGACCACGTTGTCCAGCCGCCGCTCCAGCAGCTGCAGCAGCACGTCACCGGTCTTGC contains these protein-coding regions:
- the rpsD gene encoding 30S ribosomal protein S4 — protein: MARYTGADCKLCRREKMKLFLKGSKCEGPKCPIEIRPYPPGEHGRGRPKETEYLLQLREKQKARRIYGVLEKQFHNYYEIANRKSGKTGDVLLQLLERRLDNVVYRAGFAKSRDMARQLIRHGHFKVNGRKVDIPSFLVSENDVIEVKPKSHELTPFVVARAEAGERQTPAWLEAITEPTMRILIHSLPTRQQIDTPVQEQLIVELYSK